Proteins found in one Amblyraja radiata isolate CabotCenter1 unplaced genomic scaffold, sAmbRad1.1.pri S89, whole genome shotgun sequence genomic segment:
- the LOC116969597 gene encoding zinc finger protein 229-like, translating into MEDNMMGHNKEKRYDCDVCGKAWQSPSKLEAHRREHRIERPFNCTECGTSFKRADVLQAHRRVHTCKKPYGCSTCGESFTQLSGLREHQRVHSSKRPFTCPDCGKGFKSSKDLKVHRRVHTGERPYTCSDCGKGFTQSSGLLVHQRTHTGERPYTCAQCGKGFTQSSKLVLHQRTHTGERPYTCAQCGKGFKSSTGLKLHRWLHTGERPFTCSDCGKGFIQSSSLLLHQRTHTGERPYTCAQCGKEFTQSSKLVLHQRTHTGERPYTCAQCGKGFTHSSKFLRHQRTHTGERPCAQCGNGFNQSSHLLVHQRTHTGERPYTCAQCGNGFKQSSHLVLHQRTHTGEHPYTCAQCGKGFTHSSNLLRHQRTHTGELPYTCAQCNKGFNQSNHLLVHQRTHTLERPFTCAQCGKGFTRSDCLLQHLRTHTGEHTYTCFQCEFDSSRGLRQHRQTHAGEQLLPP; encoded by the exons ATGGAGGACAACAtgatggggcacaacaaggagaagcgttatgattgcgacgtgtgtggcaaggcctggcagagcccgagcAAGCTGGAGGCCCACCGGCGGGAGCACAGGAtagaacgccccttcaactgcaCAGAGTGCGGCACGAGCTTCAAGAGGGCGGATGTGCTGcaggcccaccggcgggtgcacacgtgcaagaagccctatggctgctccacatgcggcgagagctttacccagttgtcggggctgcgggagcaccagcgggtgcacagcagtaagcggcccttcacctgccccgactgcggcaaaggcttcaagtcgtccaaggatttgaaggtgcacaggcgcgtgcacaccggggaacgcccctacacatgcagcgactgcggcaagggcttcacccagtctagcggcctgctggtgcaccagcgcacccacactggcgagcgcccctacacctgtgcccagtgcggcaagggcttcacccaatccagcAAACTGgtgctgcaccagcgcacccataccggtgagcgcccctacacctgcgcccagtgcggcaaaggcttcaagtcgtccacaggCTTGAAGTTGCACAGGTGGTTGcataccggggagcggcccttcacctgcagcgactgcggaaaGGGCTTCATCCAATCCAGCagcctactgct gcaccagcgcacccacaccggcgagcgcccctacacctgcgcccagtgcggcaaggagtTCACCCAATCCAGCAAACTGgtgctgcaccagcgcacccatactggtgagcgcccctacacctgcgcccagtgcggcaagggcttcacccactccagcaaattcctgaggcaccagcgcacccacactggtgagcgtccctgcgcccagtgtggcaatggCTTCAAccagtctagtcacctgctggtgcaccagcgcacccacaccggggaacgcccctacacctgcgcccagtgtggcaatggCTTCAAACAGTCTAGTCACCTGGTGCTGCACCAGcgaacccacaccggcgagcacccctacacctgcgcccagtgcggcaagggcttcacccactccagcaacttgctgaggcaccagcgcacccacaccggcgagcttccctacacctgcgcccagtgcaacAAGGGCTTCAACCAGTCTaatcacctgctggtgcaccagcgcacccacaccttggagcgccccttcacctgcgctcagtgcggcaagggcttcacccgctctgactGCCTGCTGCAACAcctgcgcacccacaccggcgagcataCCTACACCTGcttccagtgcg agtttgacagctcgcgggggttgcggcaacaCCGGcagacccacgccggcgagcagctgctcccaccgtGA